In Paenibacillus phoenicis, one genomic interval encodes:
- a CDS encoding mannose-1-phosphate guanylyltransferase, with the protein MTITCVIMAGGKGERFWPKSRTNLPKQFLNISGNKSMIQQSIARLEKLVDISQVFIVTNGLYAELIKAQIPHLPHDNIIIEPVGRNTAPCIGLASILIEEKFPDSTMIVLPSDHIIENEEGFVKILKTAVEVAQDNKSLVTLGIQPTYPETGYGYIESTNDKQVINELDVLKVNKFVEKPDLPTAESYLRSGNYYWNSGIFVWRTEVIRKYIQELMPDMHDILETMRVAFGTSEQSEVIESEFAKMPDQSIDYGIMEKVKDIYVIPCIFGWDDVGSWTALERINELDENGNVIKGNILNLDTKRCIIESNGKLIATLGIEDLIIVDTEDVTLICSKDKAQEVKLLLKELRMQKLEQYL; encoded by the coding sequence ATGACTATTACTTGCGTAATCATGGCCGGGGGGAAGGGAGAACGGTTTTGGCCAAAAAGCAGAACCAATCTTCCTAAACAGTTTTTGAACATCTCCGGGAATAAATCTATGATTCAACAATCTATAGCTCGATTGGAAAAGTTGGTTGATATCAGTCAGGTGTTTATTGTAACAAATGGCTTGTATGCTGAACTGATAAAGGCTCAAATCCCACATTTACCCCATGACAATATCATTATTGAACCGGTGGGGAGAAATACGGCTCCTTGCATCGGGTTGGCGTCTATTCTTATTGAAGAAAAGTTTCCAGACAGCACCATGATTGTGCTGCCCTCGGATCATATTATTGAGAACGAAGAGGGCTTTGTAAAGATATTGAAAACAGCTGTAGAGGTAGCACAGGACAACAAGAGCCTGGTGACACTGGGAATTCAACCAACTTATCCTGAAACGGGATATGGGTATATAGAAAGTACTAATGATAAGCAAGTCATCAATGAGTTAGATGTACTTAAAGTAAATAAGTTTGTTGAAAAGCCAGATCTGCCAACGGCAGAGTCCTACTTGCGATCCGGGAACTATTACTGGAATAGCGGCATTTTTGTTTGGAGAACCGAGGTTATACGAAAATATATCCAAGAACTCATGCCAGATATGCATGATATACTAGAAACGATGCGTGTTGCGTTTGGTACTTCTGAACAGTCGGAAGTCATCGAATCCGAATTTGCCAAGATGCCGGACCAATCGATAGATTACGGCATCATGGAGAAGGTTAAAGACATCTATGTAATACCATGCATCTTTGGGTGGGACGATGTTGGCAGTTGGACAGCATTGGAGCGAATCAACGAATTGGACGAAAATGGGAATGTGATTAAAGGGAATATATTGAATCTAGACACTAAACGCTGCATTATTGAAAGTAACGGAAAATTAATCGCTACACTAGGGATTGAGGACCTGATAATTGTCGATACAGAGGATGTAACTTTGATATGCAGTAAGGATAAAGCACAGGAAGTTAAATTGCTGCTTAAGGAACTTCGTATGCAGAAATTAGAGCAGTACTTATAA